The region GGGGCTTGCGTCACGATCTTTTGTGAATTCCATCAGCTGATCACGCGTCAGGACTTTTTGAGGATGAGTGACAAAAGCATGCAGCAAGGCAAACTCGCCACTGCTCAGTGGCGTGGCTTGCTTTTGTGGTGAGTACAGTTCGTGCATGTCAATATCCAGCACCCAGCCATCAAAGTTAAAACGCTCATGAGGCGGGTCAGAGGGCGTGGTTGCTGTGCTACGTGAGGCTTCATTGGTGTGGTGGGCCTGGCTTCTGCGCATAATGGCTTTGATGCGCGCCAACAGCTCTCGTGGGTTAAAGGGTTTGGAAATGTAATCATCCGCACCGACTTCAAGGCCGACAATCCGGTCGGTGTCTTCACCGGCGGCGCTCAGAATTAAAATAGGAAAATGGTAATGTTGACGAAGTTGTTGGCACAAGGTTAAGCCGTCATCGCCGGGTAGCATCATGTCGAGGATCATGAGGTCAGGCGTGAAGCTCTTGAGCACTTCATACATTTGCTCACCATCGTGTGCCACGTGGACGTCATAGCTATACTTTTCGAGAAACTGCGAGAGCAGTTCGCAAATGTCTAAATCATCATCAACGATTAAGATTTTGGTTAGCACGGGTTATATCCTAAGCACCTTTAAAAAGGCAGTGTAGCAAAATCAATAGCGACACTCTAGCATCATGCACGGCTAGTTTCTGGTTTCTCGTTATGGGTTTCTAGCGTATACTGTCGCGCATTCACGCAAGGGGATATTATGGCAGCGATCAAGCAACTGCAAGCACGAGAAATTTTAGATTCACGCGGTAACCCAACCGTAGAAGTGGATGTTTGCTTGGATGATGGCAGTTTGGGGCGTGCGGCTGCCCCGTCGGGTGCATCGACGGGGGTGCATGAAGCCTTAGAACTGCGCGATGGCGACAAACATCGCTATTTGGGTAAAGGTGTGTTGAGGGCCGTGGCGAATGTTGAGACTAAAATACAAGCGGTGCTCAAAGGCCAGTCTGCCGATGATCAAACCCATGTTGATGGTTTAATGCTTGAGCTTGATGGCACGGAAAATAAATCTCACTTGGGCGCTAATGCGATGTTGGCGGTATCTTTGGCGGTGGCGAAGGCTCGCGCCGTATCGGAAAAGCTCCCCTTTTATCAAAGTTTAGTTTCGCGTGATCGCTACCTGATGCCTGTGCCTTTGATGAATATCATCAATGGTGGTGCGCATGCTGACAATAGTGTCGATATCCAAGAATTTATGATTGTGCCAGCCGGCGCGCCCAGTTTTTCTGAAGCGCTGCGTTATGGCACGGAAGTTTTTCATGCACTCAAAGCTGTTTTAAAAGCTAAAGGCTTCAATACCGCCGTGGGTGACGAGGGCGGCTTCGCCCCCGATTTGCGTTCTAATCAAGAGGCTTTGGATGTGATTGTTCAGGCGATTGATCAAGCCGGCTTTTCACTGGGCAACGATATTCATTTGGCTTTGGACGTTGCCAGCAGCGAACTTTTTAGTGAAGGCCGCTATCACTTGTACTCTGAAAAACGTGTCTTGGATGCGCAAGGCTTTGTGGATTATTTGGCTGACTTGGTTCGCCAATACCCCATTATTAGTATCGAAGACGGTATGGCTGAAGAGGATTGGCAGGGTTGGGCCGTCTTAACACGCGCCCTGGGTGAGCGAGTACAGTTGGTGGGCGATGATTTATTTGTCACGAACCCTAAGCTTTTGGCCCGTGGCATAGAAGAGCAGATTGCTAATGCCATTTTGATTAAATTTAACCAAATTGGTACGCTCACGGAGACCTTAACGGCGATAGAAATGGCGCAAAATGCGGGCTTTAATGCGGTGATTTCGCACCGCTCCGGTGAAACGGAAGACACCAGTTTGGCGGATTTGGCGGTGGCGACGAATGCGGGTCAGATTAAAACGGGTTCCTTGTGCCGCACGGACCGTTTGGCAAAATACAATCAGCTCTTGCGGATTGCGCAACGTTTGGGCGATAATGCCGTTTATGCCGGTCAAAATGCCTTCGAGCGTTTTTTAACGGCGTAGCGGGTGGAAGGATGAATTGCCCGGGAGGTCATCGATGACATTACGTTCACTAGCCCTAGGACTCTTTGTTCTGCTGATGTTTTTGCAATATCAGCTCTGGTTTTCATCCGATGGTCTTGGCAAAACGGCCCGATTAAAATCCAGCATTGCCGCGCAGCAAGCGTCGAACCAAAAGTTCAGCAAAATCAATGATACACTGACCCAGCGTATCAATATGATCCAGCATAACCAACAAGCCCTGGAAGACATTGCCCGAGATCAATTGGGTATGATCAAGAAAGACGAAACTTACTACCAGTTTGTTAAATAAAGCTGAACGTTTGGAGCAATATTTGCATATAAATTATCGTTTATGTGAGTTGCTTTTAATAAGCTGGGCTGCTGTCGACTTCGACCGCATATCGTTTATTTGATTTCGTCGTTAAATAAACAGGAATGTTTCTTTTTTACAGCTAGCTATGACGCTTTCTTTGTTTTTATCCTCGCGCGCGGGCTGGTTGGGCTTTCGGATAAAACCA is a window of Gammaproteobacteria bacterium CG11_big_fil_rev_8_21_14_0_20_46_22 DNA encoding:
- a CDS encoding DNA-binding response regulator; this translates as MLTKILIVDDDLDICELLSQFLEKYSYDVHVAHDGEQMYEVLKSFTPDLMILDMMLPGDDGLTLCQQLRQHYHFPILILSAAGEDTDRIVGLEVGADDYISKPFNPRELLARIKAIMRRSQAHHTNEASRSTATTPSDPPHERFNFDGWVLDIDMHELYSPQKQATPLSSGEFALLHAFVTHPQKVLTRDQLMEFTKDRDASPYDRSIDMQVSRLRQKIENDPKQPRLIKTIRGGGYLFTPKVEKHG
- a CDS encoding phosphopyruvate hydratase, translated to MAAIKQLQAREILDSRGNPTVEVDVCLDDGSLGRAAAPSGASTGVHEALELRDGDKHRYLGKGVLRAVANVETKIQAVLKGQSADDQTHVDGLMLELDGTENKSHLGANAMLAVSLAVAKARAVSEKLPFYQSLVSRDRYLMPVPLMNIINGGAHADNSVDIQEFMIVPAGAPSFSEALRYGTEVFHALKAVLKAKGFNTAVGDEGGFAPDLRSNQEALDVIVQAIDQAGFSLGNDIHLALDVASSELFSEGRYHLYSEKRVLDAQGFVDYLADLVRQYPIISIEDGMAEEDWQGWAVLTRALGERVQLVGDDLFVTNPKLLARGIEEQIANAILIKFNQIGTLTETLTAIEMAQNAGFNAVISHRSGETEDTSLADLAVATNAGQIKTGSLCRTDRLAKYNQLLRIAQRLGDNAVYAGQNAFERFLTA
- a CDS encoding cell division protein FtsB, producing MTLRSLALGLFVLLMFLQYQLWFSSDGLGKTARLKSSIAAQQASNQKFSKINDTLTQRINMIQHNQQALEDIARDQLGMIKKDETYYQFVK